One Mycolicibacterium sarraceniae genomic window carries:
- the nusB gene encoding transcription antitermination factor NusB, with amino-acid sequence MADRKADKGRHQARKRAVDLLFEAEARGLTSAEVAEARSALAAANPDVSALNPYTVTVANGVTANAAHVDELITSHLQGWTLERLPAVDRAILRVAVWELLHADDVPEPVAVDEAVELAKELSTDDSPGFVNGVLGQVMLVTPQIRAAAAAVRGTAPEA; translated from the coding sequence ATCGCAAGGCCGACAAGGGTCGGCACCAGGCCCGCAAACGCGCCGTCGACCTGCTCTTCGAAGCCGAGGCCCGAGGCCTGACGTCCGCTGAGGTGGCCGAGGCGCGCAGTGCGCTGGCCGCGGCCAACCCCGACGTGTCAGCGTTGAATCCCTACACGGTCACCGTCGCCAACGGGGTGACCGCGAACGCGGCCCACGTGGACGAGCTGATCACCTCGCACTTGCAGGGCTGGACGCTGGAGCGCTTGCCTGCCGTGGACCGCGCGATCCTGCGGGTGGCGGTCTGGGAGCTGCTGCACGCCGACGACGTTCCCGAGCCGGTGGCCGTCGACGAGGCGGTCGAGCTGGCCAAGGAGTTGTCCACCGATGATTCGCCGGGCTTCGTCAACGGGGTGCTGGGGCAGGTCATGCTCGTGACTCCGCAGATCCGCGCGGCCGCCGCCGCGGTTCGGGGCACCGCGCCCGAGGC